One window from the genome of Cyclobacterium amurskyense encodes:
- a CDS encoding phosphotransferase enzyme family protein — MKDTILDALKAAYTLDADDLVANRFGSGHIHKTYKVDSSTQSYILQEFNDAVFKHPERISNNLGYLLDNFDPADLHFVLPLPIPNKQGELFTELDGGLYRLFPFVNGITRDDIDHKEQASKAAEAFAYFVKVFSNTDSSKLQDTIQDFHHLEWRYSQFDEALKNPAIEINDETREMIAYYELRKDLLEQYGIYRKQLPLRATHNDTKINNLIFSEDLKKVNAVIDLDTIMAGFVFYDFGDLARTVACTRDESSLDWGNINIDLVKYEGLLEGFYSVLAGNITDEELGSLPFGAEMMTLIMGLRFLTDHLNGNIYYQVEYSEQNLHRAKNQAELLTAFMAKRQEINALEADLKKKFL, encoded by the coding sequence ATGAAAGACACAATATTGGACGCGCTTAAAGCTGCCTATACCTTAGATGCAGACGACTTGGTTGCCAATCGATTTGGTTCAGGACACATCCATAAGACATATAAGGTGGACAGCAGCACGCAGTCCTACATCTTACAAGAATTCAATGATGCTGTTTTTAAGCATCCTGAAAGGATTTCAAATAATCTCGGCTACCTTCTTGATAATTTTGACCCAGCCGACCTACATTTTGTCTTGCCATTACCTATTCCTAATAAACAAGGCGAACTTTTTACTGAGTTGGATGGTGGACTTTACAGGCTTTTTCCATTTGTCAATGGAATAACCCGAGATGATATAGACCATAAAGAGCAAGCCAGCAAAGCTGCTGAAGCCTTCGCTTACTTCGTAAAAGTATTTTCAAATACTGACTCAAGTAAACTTCAGGACACCATACAGGACTTTCATCACCTAGAATGGCGTTACAGTCAATTTGATGAGGCCCTTAAAAACCCCGCCATTGAAATAAATGACGAAACCAGGGAGATGATTGCCTATTATGAATTGCGAAAGGATTTGCTTGAGCAATATGGCATTTACCGCAAGCAGTTACCACTTCGAGCAACGCACAATGACACCAAAATAAACAATTTGATTTTCAGTGAAGACCTAAAGAAAGTCAATGCGGTAATAGATCTCGATACCATTATGGCCGGTTTCGTATTTTATGATTTTGGTGACCTAGCCCGAACGGTAGCTTGTACAAGAGATGAGTCTTCCTTGGACTGGGGAAATATAAATATAGATTTGGTTAAATATGAAGGCCTACTCGAAGGCTTCTATTCGGTATTGGCTGGCAATATTACTGATGAGGAGTTAGGTTCCCTTCCATTTGGGGCAGAAATGATGACCCTTATTATGGGACTTCGGTTTTTAACAGACCACCTCAATGGAAACATTTATTACCAGGTAGAATATTCTGAACAGAATCTTCATCGAGCAAAAAATCAGGCGGAATTACTGACAGCTTTTATGGCAAAAAGACAGGAAATCAACGCGCTTGAAGCCGATCTCAAGAAAAAATTTCTGTGA
- a CDS encoding Gfo/Idh/MocA family protein — MKVNNSNERRNFIKTSAIITGGAMLSPLTLSGAYAAGDDAIKIAVIGCGGRGTGAVFQAFETGQNIKLVAMADAFKDRLDQSYERILKKYGKDKVVVSEEQKFVGFDGYKHAMKEADVVIIATPPGFRPDHFEEAVRLEKQIFMEKPVATDAIGIRRILAAAKTAKAKKLNVVVGLQRHYQDNYIQTIDRIHNGEIGDIIGGQVFWNDGGVWVRERQPGQTEMEYQMRNWYYFNWLCGDHITEQHVHNLDVANWVKNSYPVKAEGTGGRTVRRGKENGEIFDHHVVLFTYEDGTVIHSECRHFPGAHNRVDESFQGTKGKAYMNAGHVGKLTDLKGNSLYDHDGAGNANPYQVEHDKLFDAVVKGEYKYADAENAAKSTMTSILGRYATYSGKPVTWDEGINSNVNLRPDKLAWDALPKVLPNEDGFYPYAIPGQTKVV, encoded by the coding sequence ATGAAGGTAAATAATAGTAATGAAAGAAGAAATTTCATCAAAACTTCAGCAATTATAACTGGAGGTGCCATGTTAAGCCCGCTTACATTATCCGGAGCTTATGCAGCGGGAGATGATGCCATAAAAATTGCCGTTATTGGCTGTGGAGGTAGAGGGACAGGAGCAGTATTCCAAGCATTTGAAACCGGTCAAAACATTAAATTGGTGGCTATGGCAGATGCTTTCAAAGATCGTCTAGACCAAAGTTATGAACGTATATTAAAAAAATACGGTAAAGATAAAGTAGTTGTTTCTGAAGAGCAGAAATTTGTAGGCTTTGATGGTTACAAACATGCCATGAAAGAGGCTGACGTGGTGATAATAGCTACCCCTCCAGGTTTCCGTCCTGATCATTTTGAAGAGGCTGTTCGTCTTGAAAAGCAGATTTTCATGGAAAAACCAGTAGCTACTGATGCAATTGGTATCCGAAGAATTTTGGCCGCAGCCAAAACCGCAAAGGCCAAAAAACTAAACGTAGTTGTAGGCTTACAAAGACATTATCAAGACAATTATATCCAAACAATTGATAGAATTCACAATGGCGAAATTGGTGACATTATAGGTGGCCAGGTTTTTTGGAATGATGGTGGAGTTTGGGTAAGAGAACGTCAACCAGGCCAGACAGAAATGGAATACCAAATGAGAAACTGGTACTATTTCAATTGGCTATGTGGCGATCATATCACAGAACAGCACGTTCACAACCTAGATGTAGCCAACTGGGTGAAGAATAGTTACCCTGTTAAAGCAGAAGGAACAGGAGGAAGAACTGTAAGAAGAGGGAAAGAGAATGGTGAAATATTTGACCATCACGTCGTTCTTTTTACTTATGAAGATGGCACTGTCATCCACAGTGAATGTCGTCATTTCCCCGGTGCCCACAACCGAGTGGATGAAAGCTTCCAAGGAACAAAAGGTAAGGCCTATATGAATGCCGGACATGTGGGTAAACTAACAGATTTGAAAGGGAATAGCCTTTATGACCATGATGGCGCGGGCAATGCCAACCCATATCAAGTGGAGCATGATAAATTATTTGATGCAGTAGTGAAAGGCGAATACAAATACGCTGATGCTGAAAACGCGGCAAAAAGTACCATGACCTCTATTTTAGGTCGTTATGCAACTTATTCCGGCAAACCTGTTACCTGGGATGAAGGAATAAATTCAAATGTAAACCTAAGACCTGATAAGCTAGCATGGGATGCATTGCCAAAAGTACTTCCTAATGAAGATGGTTTTTATCCTTATGCAATACCTGGTCAAACTAAAGTAGTATAA
- a CDS encoding sodium:solute symporter family protein yields MNISILDWAIIISFFVISMLIGVYASKSAGKNAKEFFLSGRNMPWWLLGVSMVATTFSADTPNLVTDIVRKNGVSGNWVWWAFLLTGMLTVFVYAKLWRRSEVTTDLEFYELRYGGKGAAFLRAFRALYLGVFFNVVIMATVSLAAIKIFGVMLGLSSWETLLIVSVVTVFYSSLGGLKGVLLTDFFQFFIAMAGAFGAAIYIVTLPEIGSLDALLTHPNVVGKLNIIPDFTDWNLLIPLFIMPLAIQWWATWYPGAEPGGGGYIAQRMLSAKDEKNAIGATLLFNITHYAIRPWPWIIIALSSLILFPQLSDMQEAFPNIEASKLGDDLAYSAMLTFLPKGLIGIVLASLIAAVMSTLSTHLNWGSSYVVNDFYSRFIKPEATDKELVAVGRISTVGLMVLAALLATVLSNALEAFNILLQIGAGTGLIFILRWFWWRINAYTEISAMIVSFIVAIYFESIHNKLGFLPIPEEMSYLKLLFGVSITTITWVTVTLLTKPEDDKVLLAFYKKVRPASHGWKKLLAKYPEVKEETGQLPMEIGLMLIASIMVYAALFGVGFWIYGQILPATIATIISLAGGIIVFRAWKKMR; encoded by the coding sequence ATGAATATTTCAATCCTTGATTGGGCAATAATCATTTCATTTTTTGTTATTTCCATGTTAATAGGGGTTTATGCCTCTAAATCAGCGGGTAAAAACGCTAAAGAATTCTTCCTTTCCGGAAGAAATATGCCCTGGTGGTTATTGGGGGTGAGTATGGTAGCCACTACATTCTCCGCAGATACACCAAACCTAGTAACTGACATTGTAAGGAAAAATGGAGTTTCAGGAAACTGGGTATGGTGGGCATTTTTACTAACAGGTATGCTGACCGTATTTGTTTATGCAAAACTATGGAGAAGGTCTGAAGTCACCACCGATTTGGAATTTTATGAATTGAGGTACGGTGGAAAAGGGGCTGCTTTTTTAAGGGCCTTTAGAGCATTGTATTTAGGGGTGTTTTTCAACGTGGTAATTATGGCAACTGTTTCCCTAGCCGCAATTAAGATATTTGGTGTGATGCTTGGACTTAGTTCTTGGGAGACGCTTTTGATTGTTTCTGTTGTCACAGTGTTTTATAGTTCTTTGGGAGGTCTTAAAGGGGTTTTGCTTACTGACTTTTTCCAATTTTTCATCGCCATGGCTGGAGCATTCGGTGCAGCTATCTATATAGTTACCTTGCCTGAAATCGGTAGTCTTGATGCCTTGTTGACACACCCTAATGTTGTAGGTAAACTTAATATAATACCAGATTTTACTGATTGGAACTTACTTATACCTTTGTTTATTATGCCTTTGGCCATTCAGTGGTGGGCCACTTGGTACCCTGGAGCAGAGCCAGGTGGAGGAGGGTACATCGCCCAAAGAATGTTGTCAGCTAAAGATGAGAAAAATGCCATTGGTGCAACATTGTTGTTTAATATTACTCATTATGCTATTCGTCCTTGGCCTTGGATCATAATTGCTTTGTCTTCCTTAATTCTATTTCCGCAGTTAAGTGACATGCAAGAGGCTTTCCCAAATATAGAAGCCAGCAAACTAGGAGATGATTTGGCTTATTCTGCCATGCTTACTTTTCTTCCTAAAGGCTTGATTGGGATTGTGCTAGCCTCTTTGATAGCAGCTGTAATGTCAACCTTGTCAACTCACCTTAACTGGGGTTCATCTTATGTAGTTAATGATTTTTACTCTAGATTTATTAAGCCTGAGGCAACTGACAAAGAATTGGTAGCTGTTGGAAGAATCTCTACGGTTGGTCTTATGGTGCTTGCAGCCTTACTGGCAACGGTACTTTCCAATGCCTTGGAAGCTTTCAATATATTGTTACAAATAGGAGCAGGTACTGGTTTAATCTTTATTTTACGTTGGTTCTGGTGGAGGATTAATGCTTATACAGAAATCTCTGCTATGATCGTTTCCTTTATTGTGGCAATCTATTTTGAATCAATTCACAATAAATTGGGTTTCTTACCTATACCGGAAGAAATGAGTTACCTGAAATTGCTTTTCGGTGTTTCTATCACTACCATAACTTGGGTAACTGTTACATTATTGACCAAACCTGAAGATGATAAAGTGTTGCTTGCCTTCTATAAAAAAGTAAGACCGGCATCTCATGGCTGGAAAAAATTATTGGCAAAATACCCTGAGGTGAAAGAAGAGACAGGTCAACTTCCAATGGAAATTGGTTTGATGTTGATCGCTTCTATAATGGTTTATGCAGCTTTATTTGGGGTGGGATTTTGGATTTATGGGCAAATTTTGCCAGCGACCATTGCTACCATTATTTCATTGGCAGGAGGAATAATTGTTTTTAGGGCATGGAAGAAAATGAGATAA
- a CDS encoding MBOAT family O-acyltransferase, translated as MLFNSIEFLIFLPLVFFIYWFLFPKNLKLQNLWILIASYIFYGWWDYRFLSLIFFSSLVDFLIGIQLKKRQNINQRKFLLFISLAVNLGFLGFFKYYNFFAESFADAFTLLGNTMDPSRLNIILPVGISFYTFQTMSYTIDVYRKKMAPVSEPVAFFAYVSFFPQLVAGPIERATNLLPQFFKNRDFNYTKASDGLRQILWGLFKKIVIADNCAIYVNDIFNDYQSFSGFTLLLGGVLFAFQIYGDFSGYSDIAIGTSRLFGFDLKKNFAFPYFSRDIAEFWRRWHISLSTWFRDYLYIPLGGSRDGHAIRNIFIIFIVSGFWHGANWTFLFWGLLNATFYLPLLLSKKNRVHTSDTVAAGKYLPSIRETLQMGITFFLIVIAWIFFRADSLYMAFDYISIIFSPKFFVLPIQDFWSMNTGNHLIYLFFLLIGFILVEWFQREKNHGLELDSQKLPKTVRWAFYYVVIIFCFIMNGVQQEFIYFQF; from the coding sequence ATGTTATTCAATTCAATTGAATTCCTAATTTTTTTACCACTAGTATTTTTCATTTATTGGTTTCTATTCCCTAAGAATTTAAAACTTCAAAACCTATGGATTTTGATAGCCAGTTATATTTTCTATGGCTGGTGGGATTACCGTTTTTTATCACTGATTTTTTTCAGTTCTCTAGTAGATTTTTTGATAGGGATACAGCTAAAAAAGCGTCAAAATATTAACCAAAGAAAGTTTCTACTTTTTATTAGTTTGGCAGTTAACCTCGGTTTTTTGGGCTTTTTTAAATACTATAATTTTTTCGCAGAAAGTTTTGCCGATGCTTTTACTTTATTAGGCAATACCATGGATCCTTCTCGGCTAAACATTATTTTACCGGTAGGCATCAGTTTTTATACCTTCCAGACAATGAGTTACACCATTGATGTGTACCGGAAAAAGATGGCTCCCGTTTCAGAACCCGTTGCATTTTTTGCTTATGTAAGCTTTTTCCCCCAGCTTGTAGCAGGCCCTATTGAAAGAGCAACGAACCTTTTGCCACAATTCTTTAAAAACAGAGATTTTAACTACACAAAAGCCAGCGATGGTTTGCGACAAATACTCTGGGGCTTATTCAAAAAGATCGTTATTGCAGATAATTGTGCGATCTATGTAAATGACATTTTCAATGATTACCAATCCTTTTCAGGTTTCACCTTATTATTAGGTGGGGTATTGTTCGCCTTTCAGATTTACGGAGATTTTTCAGGTTACTCAGATATAGCAATCGGTACATCTCGCCTATTCGGGTTTGATTTAAAAAAGAATTTTGCTTTCCCGTATTTCTCGCGTGACATTGCTGAATTCTGGCGAAGGTGGCACATTTCCCTTTCCACCTGGTTTAGGGATTATCTTTATATACCTCTAGGAGGAAGCAGGGATGGCCATGCTATTAGAAATATCTTTATCATATTTATTGTCAGTGGTTTTTGGCATGGAGCCAATTGGACATTTCTTTTTTGGGGTTTATTAAATGCCACCTTTTATCTCCCATTACTGTTGTCCAAAAAGAACAGAGTGCATACATCCGACACAGTAGCCGCAGGCAAATACTTGCCAAGTATTAGAGAAACTCTTCAAATGGGTATCACTTTTTTTCTGATTGTCATTGCTTGGATATTTTTTAGGGCAGACAGCTTATATATGGCATTTGACTATATATCCATCATCTTTTCGCCAAAATTCTTTGTCCTGCCCATCCAGGATTTTTGGAGTATGAATACTGGCAATCATTTAATATACCTGTTCTTTTTACTAATAGGCTTCATTCTTGTAGAATGGTTCCAACGAGAAAAGAATCACGGGCTCGAACTAGATTCCCAAAAGTTACCTAAAACGGTGAGGTGGGCATTTTACTACGTGGTTATTATCTTTTGCTTCATTATGAATGGGGTACAACAAGAATTCATTTATTTTCAATTTTAA
- a CDS encoding Fur family transcriptional regulator yields the protein MANKTAEILKDNNLRVTSCRREVLITFLNRKIALSHSDLEDALKENFDRVTIYRTLKTFLENDLVHKVLDDTGAAKYALCNHGSAETRHDHEHVHFKCEKCGNTRCLEEISLPKVSLPKGYELREMSLLIQGVCNKCKK from the coding sequence ATGGCTAATAAAACGGCTGAAATATTAAAAGACAATAACCTAAGAGTAACCAGTTGTAGGAGAGAAGTGCTTATTACCTTTCTAAATAGAAAGATAGCACTATCTCATTCTGACCTTGAAGATGCGTTGAAAGAAAATTTTGATAGGGTTACTATTTATAGAACCCTAAAAACATTTTTGGAGAATGACCTTGTTCATAAGGTGCTTGACGATACTGGGGCTGCCAAATATGCCTTGTGTAATCATGGTTCCGCTGAAACCCGACATGATCACGAACATGTACATTTCAAATGTGAGAAGTGCGGAAATACCAGATGTTTGGAGGAAATTTCACTCCCTAAGGTTTCACTTCCTAAAGGATATGAACTAAGGGAAATGAGTTTATTGATTCAGGGAGTTTGTAATAAGTGCAAAAAGTGA
- a CDS encoding hydroxypyruvate isomerase family protein, which produces MERRKFIKNVSLGTAAAGIAGVSTSQATQLNADKADATFNLDYAPHFGMFKNLAGDDLLDQITYMHERGFRSLEDNGMMRRTPEMQEKIGNHLAKLGMTMGVFVLDKGGNGANTLAAGNQEYVDIFLAGCKKAVEVSKRVNAKWTTVVPGDYHRSLPLDIQNANVIEALRKGAEILEPHGLTMVLEPLSDNPNLYLRYSPQTYLVCKGVDSPSCKILYDIYHQQKNEGHLITLMETCWDEIAYIQIGDNPGRKEPGTGEINFQNVFKYIYEKGFKGICGMEHGNSKPGKEGEEAVIQAYRKADSFL; this is translated from the coding sequence ATGGAAAGAAGAAAATTTATAAAAAACGTTTCTTTGGGAACCGCGGCGGCAGGAATAGCCGGAGTGAGTACCAGTCAAGCTACTCAGTTGAATGCTGATAAAGCAGATGCTACATTTAATTTAGACTATGCTCCTCACTTTGGCATGTTTAAAAATCTAGCAGGTGATGATCTTCTGGATCAGATTACCTACATGCATGAGCGTGGTTTTAGAAGCCTTGAAGACAATGGTATGATGCGTAGGACTCCTGAGATGCAGGAGAAAATAGGTAATCACCTCGCGAAGCTAGGCATGACCATGGGTGTCTTTGTTTTGGACAAAGGTGGCAATGGAGCAAATACCCTTGCTGCTGGAAATCAGGAATATGTGGATATATTTCTTGCAGGATGTAAAAAAGCCGTTGAAGTATCCAAAAGGGTAAATGCAAAATGGACCACTGTTGTTCCTGGAGATTATCATAGAAGCTTACCTCTTGACATACAAAATGCAAATGTTATAGAAGCTCTTCGCAAAGGTGCTGAAATACTGGAGCCTCATGGTCTAACCATGGTGCTTGAGCCTCTCAGTGACAACCCAAACCTTTATTTACGCTACTCTCCACAAACTTACCTTGTCTGTAAAGGAGTGGATAGTCCTAGCTGTAAGATATTATACGATATCTATCACCAGCAAAAAAATGAAGGACATCTCATTACGTTAATGGAGACCTGTTGGGATGAAATCGCCTATATACAAATAGGAGACAATCCTGGGCGTAAAGAACCCGGTACAGGTGAAATCAATTTCCAAAATGTTTTTAAATACATATACGAAAAAGGTTTCAAAGGTATATGTGGTATGGAGCATGGGAATTCTAAGCCTGGAAAAGAAGGTGAAGAAGCCGTAATTCAAGCCTATAGAAAAGCTGATAGTTTCCTCTAA
- the recG gene encoding ATP-dependent DNA helicase RecG: MSGFFDTKIEYLKGVGPQKATLINKELDIFTFGEMLQHYPFRYEDRTKFYKISDIRSDMQQVQLVGSIYSFETIGDGRKKRLVAQFRDETGGIELTWFKGIQWVAKRLVKGAPMVVFGKPQQYGRKISIAHPELEPLTNKQQKEVSFHPVYPTTEKLRSRYLDSKGISKILETLLPLVLPKVPETLPLPLCQALKLEPKPIALKEIHFPSGHQTLKKALYRLKFEEFFFLQLRLLKMNLTRTEQYRGKVLDKTGLLTKFYKEFLPFDLTNAQKRVIREIYNNLKSGLQMNRLVQGDVGSGKTIVAFICLLVAVDSGFQTCLMAPTEILATQHYEGLKDFSAKMGLNIALLTGSTSKKKRAIIHEALKSGELNLLVGTHALLEDVVVFKQLGLAIIDEQHRFGVAQRAKLWGKNSDFYPHVLVMTATPIPRTLAMTVYGDLDISVIDELPAGRKAIQTVHRYDKDRLRVFGFLKKELQKGRQVYIVYPLIEESEKSDLKSLMDGYESICRAFPDLPIGILHGNMKPADKDFEMNRFVKNETKIMVATTVIEVGVNVPNASVMVIENAERFGLSQLHQLRGRVGRGSDQSYCILMSKYELSKDSRVRLDTMVRTNDGFEIADVDLKLRGPGDLAGTQQSGITDLKIADIGKDSEILVQARASAQTILEKDPHLNSIENKPIADQLSRLKKNEMNWSRIS; this comes from the coding sequence TTGTCCGGATTCTTTGATACTAAAATTGAATACCTAAAAGGAGTAGGCCCTCAGAAAGCCACTCTGATTAATAAGGAGTTGGATATTTTTACCTTCGGTGAAATGTTGCAACATTATCCTTTCAGGTATGAGGACAGGACAAAATTCTATAAGATTAGCGACATCCGGTCAGATATGCAACAAGTGCAATTGGTCGGCTCGATCTATTCATTTGAGACTATCGGAGATGGTAGAAAGAAACGGTTGGTAGCCCAATTTAGAGATGAAACCGGTGGGATTGAACTAACCTGGTTCAAAGGCATACAATGGGTTGCAAAAAGACTAGTAAAAGGCGCTCCAATGGTGGTCTTTGGTAAACCACAGCAGTATGGAAGAAAAATCAGTATTGCCCACCCAGAACTAGAACCTCTTACCAACAAGCAGCAAAAAGAGGTTAGTTTTCATCCGGTCTATCCTACTACTGAAAAGTTACGAAGCAGGTACCTCGACAGTAAAGGCATCTCCAAAATACTGGAGACCTTGCTGCCTTTGGTCCTTCCCAAGGTTCCTGAAACCTTGCCCTTACCTCTCTGCCAAGCATTAAAACTAGAACCTAAACCTATAGCATTAAAAGAGATTCACTTTCCCTCTGGTCACCAAACCTTAAAAAAGGCCCTCTATAGACTGAAATTTGAGGAATTCTTCTTCTTACAACTTCGGTTGTTAAAAATGAACCTTACCAGAACTGAACAGTATAGAGGAAAGGTATTGGACAAGACAGGTTTATTGACAAAATTTTACAAGGAATTTTTACCTTTTGACCTTACCAATGCCCAAAAAAGGGTAATCAGGGAAATATACAATAACCTGAAATCCGGCTTACAAATGAATCGGCTGGTACAGGGAGATGTGGGTTCAGGAAAAACCATTGTCGCTTTCATATGTCTTTTAGTGGCCGTTGATTCGGGCTTTCAGACCTGCCTTATGGCTCCAACTGAAATCCTTGCCACTCAGCATTACGAAGGGCTAAAAGATTTTTCCGCTAAGATGGGACTCAACATCGCATTGCTTACAGGATCTACCAGCAAAAAAAAACGAGCAATTATTCATGAAGCCTTAAAGTCAGGGGAATTGAATTTGCTGGTAGGAACACATGCCCTGCTGGAAGATGTGGTGGTCTTTAAACAATTAGGTCTTGCGATTATCGATGAGCAACATCGATTTGGAGTAGCACAAAGGGCTAAGCTATGGGGGAAGAACAGCGACTTTTACCCTCATGTACTGGTAATGACCGCAACACCCATTCCCAGAACTCTTGCGATGACCGTATATGGTGACCTGGATATCTCTGTGATAGATGAATTACCGGCAGGAAGAAAAGCTATACAAACTGTTCATAGGTATGACAAAGACCGATTAAGAGTATTTGGCTTTTTGAAAAAAGAACTCCAAAAAGGCCGACAGGTTTATATAGTTTACCCCTTAATCGAAGAGTCTGAAAAAAGTGACCTAAAAAGCCTAATGGATGGATACGAAAGTATTTGTAGGGCCTTCCCAGATTTGCCTATAGGCATATTGCATGGCAATATGAAACCTGCAGATAAGGATTTTGAGATGAATCGATTTGTTAAAAATGAAACCAAAATTATGGTAGCCACAACCGTTATTGAAGTAGGGGTAAATGTCCCTAATGCCTCAGTGATGGTGATCGAAAATGCCGAAAGATTTGGTCTCTCCCAGCTGCACCAGCTTAGAGGACGGGTAGGTAGAGGATCAGACCAATCCTACTGCATACTAATGAGCAAATATGAACTAAGCAAAGACAGCAGGGTACGATTAGATACAATGGTTAGAACAAATGACGGTTTTGAGATTGCAGATGTTGACCTCAAGTTAAGAGGACCTGGTGATTTGGCAGGCACACAGCAGTCGGGGATAACAGATTTAAAAATCGCGGATATTGGTAAAGACAGTGAAATACTTGTTCAGGCTCGCGCTTCAGCCCAAACTATTTTGGAAAAAGATCCACATCTTAACAGTATTGAAAATAAACCGATAGCAGATCAGTTGTCACGACTAAAAAAGAATGAAATGAATTGGAGCCGGATTTCTTGA
- a CDS encoding formylglycine-generating enzyme family protein gives MLKLLKRTLFLGSISSVLFLASAYQSIENFEPYSQEIPGTGISFDMVPIPEGSFKMGSSDGASDEAPVHEVKIDPFWMASHETTWDLYELFLDKSFEASSSEGPLTPEIDGLTRPSIPYLDMTFGMGKEHKPAIAMTQYGAIQFCRWLYLKTGVFFRLPTEAEWEYAARAGTKTKYFFGDDPSQLGEFAWYKDNSEGTTHKIGQKKPNPWGLYDILGNVNEWTMDHYDANTYSKRGAKADNPIHLSEELYPKVIRGGSYDDSPEELTSTKRAASTPEWKRIDPQIPKSQWWFPEAPFLGMRVVRPLTSPDPEFIEKYYGTAPMEDY, from the coding sequence ATGTTAAAATTATTAAAAAGAACTTTATTTTTGGGTTCTATTTCATCGGTCTTGTTTCTCGCAAGCGCATATCAATCCATTGAAAACTTTGAACCCTACTCACAAGAAATTCCCGGAACAGGAATCTCATTTGATATGGTACCTATCCCTGAAGGGAGCTTCAAAATGGGAAGTAGTGATGGTGCATCAGATGAAGCCCCTGTTCACGAGGTGAAAATAGATCCATTTTGGATGGCATCTCATGAGACCACTTGGGATCTTTACGAATTATTTTTAGACAAGAGCTTTGAGGCTTCTTCAAGTGAAGGTCCGTTGACACCAGAAATTGATGGGTTGACAAGACCTTCTATACCCTATTTGGACATGACCTTCGGAATGGGTAAAGAGCATAAACCGGCAATAGCCATGACTCAATATGGTGCCATTCAATTCTGTAGATGGTTGTACCTCAAAACCGGTGTGTTTTTCCGTCTACCTACAGAGGCAGAGTGGGAATATGCCGCCCGTGCCGGCACCAAGACCAAATACTTTTTTGGAGACGACCCCTCTCAATTGGGTGAGTTTGCCTGGTACAAAGACAATAGTGAAGGCACCACGCATAAAATTGGACAAAAGAAACCAAATCCTTGGGGACTGTATGACATTTTAGGTAATGTCAATGAATGGACCATGGATCATTACGATGCCAATACCTACTCTAAACGAGGAGCTAAAGCAGACAATCCAATCCACTTATCTGAAGAACTATATCCTAAAGTGATAAGAGGAGGAAGCTATGATGACAGCCCTGAAGAATTGACCAGTACCAAGCGTGCTGCAAGCACCCCTGAATGGAAGAGAATAGATCCTCAAATACCAAAAAGCCAATGGTGGTTTCCAGAAGCACCATTTTTGGGAATGAGAGTAGTAAGGCCTCTTACTAGCCCAGATCCTGAATTCATTGAAAAATATTACGGCACTGCGCCGATGGAAGATTATTAA
- a CDS encoding YcxB family protein, which yields MIVKTKKYKLETGTYIKQGLKNILKEQWWVVLIAVAIACGYFWIPSWWWISMALLAYALYWLFWVIQFAGVTQMEQNKVMFEKLSYEIDSRQVLMKINSKQGMPIKWEMIKDAQIKEDAYILVLSKAQFIHLPFRIFNSQNEIKFVETILKRKGFLA from the coding sequence ATGATCGTAAAAACAAAAAAATACAAACTGGAGACAGGTACCTATATCAAACAGGGGTTAAAAAACATATTAAAGGAGCAATGGTGGGTGGTATTGATCGCTGTGGCCATCGCTTGTGGTTATTTTTGGATTCCTTCTTGGTGGTGGATTAGCATGGCATTACTTGCTTATGCATTGTATTGGCTTTTTTGGGTAATACAGTTTGCTGGAGTCACTCAAATGGAGCAAAATAAGGTGATGTTTGAGAAACTCTCTTATGAAATAGATAGCCGTCAGGTGCTTATGAAAATCAATAGTAAGCAGGGTATGCCCATCAAGTGGGAAATGATAAAGGATGCCCAAATCAAGGAGGATGCTTATATTCTAGTTTTGTCTAAGGCTCAGTTTATTCACCTTCCTTTTAGAATTTTCAATTCTCAAAACGAGATTAAATTTGTGGAGACCATCTTGAAACGAAAAGGGTTTTTGGCTTAG